ctccagagcAAGGAcccgccggccagctggggggggaatgccagctgactggtggttccaaaatggccgccgctggtttctggatggattcctcgcttaccgaggcggcgaaaattgCCGCCCCTCTGGAGGATCcttgctgaacagtgagtttagggcccattggaacgcattaaacaatgtttaatgcattccaatgggtttttgtgttccgtttagcgatgttttcacatagtgaaggttaatccagaacggattaacctcgctatgcagggcaccactgtaatgtagaTTTAGCCCTGGCAGGGTATAGCactgttagttaggcatccttcagtctcgagagactatggtaacgtgctctgtatggaggacttggaacagcatctagtgtggctgagaaagccaattcgagagtgacaatcccttccacaatgaggacaaatccaatctgtcccctgtccagctccctgattttgctgcattgacttcctctttgcctcggcctgctggacaaggatctcttcaaattgggggaggccgtgatgcaccgcctgcctccaggatgaacgctccgatgtcagggtttcaaAAAACTTGTCCATAATTTGTTAGTAGTTCTGGGCCTCCTCTTTTGGGACACACAGGTTCTCTGACACACTATAGCACTGTATGTTTTGGTTAAACAGCAGATGAAGTGGGGCTAAAATTAGTTGGCAGCCATTTGGGAGCCATCGGTTTGATCTGAGGTTCCTTCTGTGGGGATAAATATTCAGACTTATTTTATGTCTATTGTACTTGGTCCATTATTAGGCTGGCAACCGGACCCTTTGTTTCAGCTGCTGTGGTACCTGCAGATTCCAttataaaagcttccctctttttAATCCTGGTAGACATGGTCACATGTTCCTTTCCTGTATTATCTCTCAGAACATCTCTACCTGTTGTCCGTGCTATTTTGTTCTCCAATCAAACCAGCTATGTCTGTTAATAGACTTGCTCCTTACATTTCTATTTCTGCCTTACCCTTCCTTGTCTAAAGCAAGACGTGGGTTCCTTTATATGTTGTGACTGCTGCAGAACCTACCCTGGGATAGGGAGTAAagcttaaaaggaaagaaaatggaatatCATTATTTCATGGGGCTGCTGAGAAATTTAATAATtgctaactctctctctctctctctctctctctctctctctctctctctctctctctctctccccacttccCTACTGCAGCTCCCCATGTGCTCTCAAAACTGGTTGTAATGGGATGAGAAGCCTTCTGCATCTGTTTTGGGATGGCATGGCACTTTTCAGCCAAAGGGCTACAGGGTTTATCTGTAAATAGGCACAGAACTAGGGCTAGTGAAGTAGAGAGGAAAGGGAACTAAAATCACAGCATAAAATATTGTCCATAATTAGCTTGTTTTAggtcatgttcagctactgcagatttttctgtttgtttcagtctgcagcgtctctcatgttctttgattctggtgtggaagcttcgttttgtggttccaatgtatacgtggccacaactgcaaggtatccagtatactcctgcagtggtgagggggtcccttctgtcctttgctgaccgtaacatttgttgtattttgggtgggcttgaatactgtttgtaggttgtgttttttcaaaggtttccccatgtggtccgtgacccctttgatgtatggcagaaatactttatttgtgggtggctttcTTCTtcaagctgggcatgaaattctacttcaaaatactgaaatactggacaataccagcaatcattacatcagactgcacagggaagccatttgaaatccacaagcaccagcagaacttcaacaaaaaagaggaaagtttgaaagtcaacaaaacttggctcctagCTCTGAAAAatagtgtgcaaaaggtcaacaacctctacccagccacaaggaccggggatcactacacacaaaaggccagctaatgacaccaatcacagtgacagataatctttcctcTTTATctcaacaatgcacccacaacaagacacactaattttagctcacagccacaaatactcaactcccaagtaaactacaccagagcacagagtgctgtcctctgaagatgccagccacagagactggcggaacgttaggaagaacaaccttcagaacatggccaaaacccccgaaaaacccacaacaaccattaaatcccggccgtgaaagcctttgcgaatacattattTCTAGAATATCCACTCTTGGTCCCCTGTGTCCCCAGCATTTTTGGCTAATTCGATCCACAAAGACCCTTTGGTGTTCTATTCATAGATAACTGGCAGTCTAAAATTTGCAAATCTCAcaaagagcaaataaaataaaaaaaactatgatTATTAGCAAGACTGGATAGGACTGCCCAAGCCTGTATATATCAGAACCCATGTAGCTATCATAGGCAGAAAGCAGAAGACCTTTCTGAGAGGAAATTATGATGACAAtaatgtcttcccccccccccatctctctccctctttccctctcctccccagccATGGAAATAAGGAAGTGTTTTCATGCTTGGGAATTCAGCTGGTGGTAGACTGGTTCAAAAAGAGAGGCCACCAATCTATCAAAGTCTTTGTACCTTCTTGGAGAAAGGAACGAACCCGATTTGATACTCCCATTACAGGTATGCATGTACCAGGTGTTATATTAAGTGCAGCATTACATTATATTGGCTAAATTCTCTTGCAAAGGGTGATACGGATGGTGTTATCAACCACGGCAATTTTTTGGAATGAAAACATCATCAATACCTCCCTCAAGTGTCCAGAAGGTcttgtggaatccctttcatctTCAGGAAGCTATTGGGGATTACAGGAcaaggggaagtctttaattactgaaaatcaccactgcttGTAAAATCACTCTTGTGGTGACTATTTTCAATAAGTAAAGCATTTCCACCCATCCTGCAGCCCCCAACTACTTCCTGGTGATTAAGAGGATTCCGTGGGAGCTTTTGgaggagaaatcagaaatgttttatttcagtttaaaaaatcaccacagctgatgacatcagcctAACATGGCGCCACTTATAGAACGAGGTTTGAGCCAGCAACCCCCACTTACACATGGATTGTGTGTAAGTGGGGGTTGCTGGCTGAAACTTTGTTCAATAAGTGATGGCATGttaggctgatgatgtcatcagctgtagtgttttttttaaactgaaattaaCAGGGCTAGCCCAAACCATCCAATGGGCCACCACCCAGAGGCCAGTGATcctcttgtttttatttgtgcacctgccgccgccaccagccTCATCACCACCAGTCGCTCACACCCTTCAGCTCTTGTGTACATGGCTGGATAGATAACTGATACATTTATAAGGTACTGAGCATATGATTATATGTACTGATACAAGTTTGGGTCATCTTAAAATTTACCAAAGATTTATCTAGATTCAGTTGAACTGAATCAGGATAATTAAAATGGATTCAATCCACACACTTCCAACTTAGAGTGAGCTTTATCTTCTGCTCTTAATTTACATTATATTTAAtggtttgtgtgttgttgttttggattttctatggggtgtgtgcatgtggttTTTCCAAATAACAGCTTCAACTTCTGCTTGTGATCTTCTTTTGCTGTCTgtgttcttgctgctgctgaatCTCCTCTTATTTTTGCATTTAGATCAGCACATCCTTGAAAACCTTGAGAAGCAAGCAATTCTTGTGTATACACCATCCCGAAAAATGAAGGGCAAAAGGATGGTGTGCTATGATGATCGATACATAGTCAAATTGGCTTATGAACAAGATGGAGTCATTGTTTCCAATGACAATTTTCGGGACCTGCAGAGTGAAAATCCTGAGTGGAAATGGTTTATTGAGCAGCGACTACTGATGTATTCCTTTGTTAATGACAAGTAAGAGGTTGCCAGTTTTGTGCAAAACATCTCATGCTGAATTACTTCAACAGGACCAGCTAAACTTTAACATAGTCAAGTGCAGTTTTAATTGTGTGACACCCAGAGTTTTAATTGGCTAGTAGGCATGTTCCCTAGTAGAGGTCCATTCAGAATATTCCTATTGTCAGAACCCAATTCCAGCTGATACTACCTCGCCATCAAAGGAGGTTCCCCAAATCCTCTGGAGGGATATGGGGAACTGTAGGAAGAGAGGAACTGGCAGAGATATCTTCCTCTTCCATTCAGGCAGTGTAATAgctcagctggttcaaaatggtTTCATTGAAAGAAAGAGCCATTTCGAATGCAGGATTCTGCTGCAAAATCCAGTCCATGACATATGGGGAAagccttttgctttctgaaaAGGTATAATCTGATGCTGAAGCTATGCCAAGAATCTTCACTGTGACATTGACTGCTATTCAGAAAACTTGATTCAGATGCTCAAATAGTAAACTCTATTTTACTTTCAGATTCATGCCTCCTGATGACCCCTTGGGCCGACATGGACCCTCTCTTGAtaattttctcagaaaaaaaccTCTCGTCCCTGAGCCGAAATGGCAGCTGTGCCCTTACGGTAGGTTTTATCTCTGTGTCATGTTTAGTGCTCATCTACTTATCTCATAGGACCCAcagagaaagaaatttcaaaTGCTGCAGAAAAGCCAAGGTGCAATGATTCCTGCACCTACTTTTAATGCTTCTATTCTAAAATTCAAATGAAGGGGATGTGTACCTTGTAGAGATGTTCAGGTGTCTGCAACATTGGAAACTCACAAATCTTTTTGTGTCATTGCAATGAGCAACACACACTGATGCTGcttgtttgtggggttttttccccatgtaaAGTTTAAGGTTGGCCACACACCTTGTTTTTAAGGAAAATGACCATCCTTGAAACCTGGTACCAGCTGTGACAAAGTGtgacgcatgcatgcacacactgttttcccatgcttttaaaaaaatgattccaagaggtggtgggtttttgtttttgtttgttttcctttataGTGGTGGTGGATTTCAGGTGGCAATAGCTTCTTTAGGCAGAAGGTTTCACTCTAGCACTACTGAGTTTTAGGTAACCAACCCCAACGCCAAATACAGGGGAGGAAATCCTACATAAAACCATAAATAGTGTTTCCGAAGGCAGTTGAGATTTTGGgaaaagtggggtttttttaggcAGTTGATATTTCCGCATGGATTAGCAGCAGGTGTCCACTGTGTTGGATGCATTACTctgtaaacaaataaacaaacaaacttttagtaaaaaaaaatccagcagattATTATTTCTAGAGTTTtctccagatttttaaaacagtggtttttTAAGGTATTTGATTCTTAAGGTAGTACTGATGTGTAAAACAAAAGAGATCCAGCCAGCAAAAACCAGCTCAATAACCTCGGGAGGGGGTGAGTGcgccaatgctggaggcattaaagagaaaactgGATCACTGTCcatcagatcttctttgatttggatttctgcattgagtagGGAGTTGGACTTAGtgcccttctaactcaattattctatggttaTAAGAttgttttaaagcttttaaaagagttttaaattgtttcttcAAGGGTTTCCTCAAGACTTTTGATTTGATTCctcaagaggaaagaaaagtggGGTAGTATGTACAGAAATCCCAGTAAGATCAATGCTGACacaaagtgggggaaaaaaagttccATCTGGATGAGCCCCAGGTTCTATTTGTATCGCCAGTGGCCATTACAATATATGTAAAAAAAGCACCATATTAatctaaattaattaataaaaaactctgaaaagacaTCATCTAAATTTAAAGATGAGTTAATTTAAGAAATCCCCATGGCAATTAACAGTAGTGTTAAATCTAATCCCTCTTGCTGTTAATACATATAGAGGTGCTGTGTTAAGTAGCAAACATATCAATCAATGGGTATACAACAACTCCAAttttgctgtcctctgaggagCTCACCATGCGACAACCGAACCCAGGCACTTGATGATGGTGGTACAAGACATTATAATATGTTTTGGCATATCTTCTTTGTTAGTAAAGGAGTAGCCTGTGGGAGTACTTTGCATACCATGACACATTCTTTTTGCACATGGAAAGCTGTCCTCAGTAACAAGATCTCACATGAGAACGATGGAGTTCTGACAATGACTGCAGAGGGACTGAAtgtatcttttttccccctttgataCACTGGCAAAGTAAGTTATACCCAGTCAAGGGGCCAACACTTAATGCATAATGTGGTCCATTGACTAGCTTAAaactgttacagtggggtcttgacttgagaacttaatccgtattggaaggcggttctcaagtcaaaaagtctgtaagtcaagtctccattgacctacagtgcattgaaaaccgattaatcccgtaacaggccgtttttgttccattttggtttttttctggtctgtaagtcaaatctcagtctgcaagtcaaacctaaattttgcggccagagaagtctgtaactcaaaaagtctgtaagtcaagccgtctgtaagtcaagggtccactgtacttggtttTATCTGCCAGTTTAAAGTAATGCAAAGGAGCAATAGTGCTATAGGGTTTCCAGAATCCAAGGATAATACCCGTATAGACTACTTGGCACACACTAATTATCTGTTCCTTTTTCTCCAGACAAAAAATGTACGTATGGCATCAAGTGCAAATTTTCTCATCCAGAAAGACTGAATTGGGACCATCTTTCCGTAGCTGATGAGCTCCGAGCTAAGACAAAGACCTATACACCTACTCAAAAAACAGGACAGCTCTGGAGAACAAAGACTAAGACTGGGTATACATCAACTGTAGCTGGCCCTAGAGGGGGTGGACTCATTGGCAACAGAAACAGCTCAAGAGTCAGCATGACAACACTTCACACTGATTCCCCACAGTGGAAAAGAGAAAGTATCCAGGGTTCAGCAAGTGATTGGTCAAGCGCACACCAAAACAACTGGCAGCCCGAGTCGACTGTATTACAAGATCAGGCAAGACATATGGAAGCCATGTCAGAGCAATTTTCTGCATTATCTTTCAGAGCAAAAAGCCATTCTGGAAACACTTTTGCAAGACCAGGTAAATATGAAGACTTGGTGGGTGATCTACATCGGGACCGTTACTTCAGAGACAGCCAGGGTCCTTCACTGGCTCATCACGGCCTGTGCTTGGACTGTCCATGTTTAGAAGTATGCAATTTCCAAGGATGTTGCAGGATGCAGACACCACCGACCTTACAAACATCGTCCTGCTCATTAACACAGGAGTTGAAGGCCCAACCCATAGGACAACACAGCTCTACCCTTTCTTCAGCAGAGTCGTTTTCATACCTCAAGGATGGAGAAATGCAATATTCTGGCAATCTGCAGGCAAAGTCTTACAGTCCGTTCTTTCTCTTGGATTCCAGCACACCCAGAACAGAAGACCATTATGCTTCACTTTCTAATAGTGAGTCCCAGATGTTGGCTCTAACCCCACTTTCTGGAGAGCAAGTGAACATCCAGCCAGCTCTATGCTTTGGCTTCCCATACAATGCAGCACATCAAGTtgggtctgcattctcttccatCACTGGTGTTAGAGACACATGGAGCTTAATGCCATTGGTTGAACATCATGTGAATCTTCAGAATGCCTCTTCCACTGAAAAGCCATGGATGAAAGAGGGAAATTAATCACTTTGTGTTGTAAGATTCCAACATATACCTTTATATCCAACTTCTATCAGCCACATGGTGTGAAGAATAGCAGCATTTACAGAGCTAGGCTTGACTTGAACGTCAGTTGTATATTCCTCCCCATCCTTTTGTGTCCTCTGCCGAGCCATCCCTGGGAACATCTTGACCTTCAGTCCATCAAGGCAGTTTCTATTCTCCCTTATCACATACCCTTATCACACAACAGTTTCATAGATTGTGACAGTTAATGCTTCTCATATTTTGTTACCTCTTTACCAAACCATTAACAGTTTCTTTCAGCTTTTTTGGGGCCCATATTTTGAGCTTTATGTGGCATTTAATGTTTATCCAGTTTGCCCTGGCATGCATGGCAAAGGTGTACACTTAAACACTTGGGGAGGTACCCACTTCATGCATAACAATGTGGATATGCCATCCACTGTTTCTGTTCTCCAGGAGCATACAGTACAACTGTGGAACCAGGCCCCCATACTGATGCTCAGCTGGCATATGTGGAGTACATTTCTACCAAGTTTGGCTGCTTTGACATCAAACATGATCCTAAAGGTTAATGCTGAGGTTAGATTACTTCAACACATATAATCAGCTGCTTCTGAAAAGCAGTAGAAACTGCAACAGGTCCAGAGTATGGGTGACTATATCATTAATTGATCGTATGTTTTGCTAGCTCCCAGTTTGCTATGAACAATCCACAGAGCTGAATTATCaatattgtgtttgtgtgtgtataaatggTGTTATAATCTCCCCAAATGGCCTCCAGTTATCCAAGGTTACCTGAAGGACCATCACTCAAGTATAAACTTGCCCTGGATGACCCTGGATGAGAACCCTTTTGCGGCTGCAGTCCCAAGTATTCAATAGGCACCTGGTGCCCCCGTTTACTGATTTCTAGGCACAAGATTACATCTTCAATGTTTTGCTAAGGGTTTGTTGTACTATCATACACAATTGCTTTGTTTTCAGCTGCTACATGTTGCtttgtttgttgataaaatagttaaagactaaaacattttacaatctttcatttttataccaaATAGGACTTCTTGTTCTTTAAGAATACTGAAAGATAAaaggttttattttgtttattgt
The Pogona vitticeps strain Pit_001003342236 chromosome 1, PviZW2.1, whole genome shotgun sequence genome window above contains:
- the ZC3H12D gene encoding putative ribonuclease ZC3H12D isoform X3: MEAQQNKLEFFHKLGYGKDEVCKVLEKLGQEASENDLLQELIRMASRPQECENWPQPFHLNTIVRGSCRESPFSHPFTEEEACDPTSNLRPIVIDGSNIAMSHGNKEVFSCLGIQLVVDWFKKRGHQSIKVFVPSWRKERTRFDTPITDQHILENLEKQAILVYTPSRKMKGKRMVCYDDRYIVKLAYEQDGVIVSNDNFRDLQSENPEWKWFIEQRLLMYSFVNDKFMPPDDPLGRHGPSLDNFLRKKPLVPEPKWQLCPYDKKCTYGIKCKFSHPERLNWDHLSVADELRAKTKTYTPTQKTGQLWRTKTKTGYTSTVAGPRGGGLIGNRNSSRVSMTTLHTDSPQWKRESIQGSASDWSSAHQNNWQPESTVLQDQARHMEAMSEQFSALSFRAKSHSGNTFARPGKYEDLVGDLHRDRYFRDSQGPSLAHHGLCLDCPCLEVCNFQGCCRMQTPPTLQTSSCSLTQELKAQPIGQHSSTLSSAESFSYLKDGEMQYSGNLQAKSYSPFFLLDSSTPRTEDHYASLSNSESQMLALTPLSGEQVNIQPALCFGFPYNAAHQVGSAFSSITGVRDTWSLMPLVEHHVNLQNASSTEKPWMKEGN
- the ZC3H12D gene encoding putative ribonuclease ZC3H12D isoform X2, with the translated sequence MLSFPASEMEAQQNKLEFFHKLGYGKDEVCKVLEKLGQEASENDLLQELIRMASRPQECENWPQPFHLNTIVRGSCRESPFSHPFTEEEACDPTSNLRPIVIDGSNIAMSHGNKEVFSCLGIQLVVDWFKKRGHQSIKVFVPSWRKERTRFDTPITDQHILENLEKQAILVYTPSRKMKGKRMVCYDDRYIVKLAYEQDGVIVSNDNFRDLQSENPEWKWFIEQRLLMYSFVNDKFMPPDDPLGRHGPSLDNFLRKKPLVPEPKWQLCPYDKKCTYGIKCKFSHPERLNWDHLSVADELRAKTKTYTPTQKTGQLWRTKTKTGYTSTVAGPRGGGLIGNRNSSRVSMTTLHTDSPQWKRESIQGSASDWSSAHQNNWQPESTVLQDQARHMEAMSEQFSALSFRAKSHSGNTFARPGKYEDLVGDLHRDRYFRDSQGPSLAHHGLCLDCPCLEVCNFQGCCRMQTPPTLQTSSCSLTQELKAQPIGQHSSTLSSAESFSYLKDGEMQYSGNLQAKSYSPFFLLDSSTPRTEDHYASLSNSESQMLALTPLSGEQVNIQPALCFGFPYNAAHQVGSAFSSITGVRDTWSLMPLVEHHVNLQNASSTEKPWMKEGN
- the ZC3H12D gene encoding putative ribonuclease ZC3H12D isoform X1, whose product is MGHDRLSFPASEMEAQQNKLEFFHKLGYGKDEVCKVLEKLGQEASENDLLQELIRMASRPQECENWPQPFHLNTIVRGSCRESPFSHPFTEEEACDPTSNLRPIVIDGSNIAMSHGNKEVFSCLGIQLVVDWFKKRGHQSIKVFVPSWRKERTRFDTPITDQHILENLEKQAILVYTPSRKMKGKRMVCYDDRYIVKLAYEQDGVIVSNDNFRDLQSENPEWKWFIEQRLLMYSFVNDKFMPPDDPLGRHGPSLDNFLRKKPLVPEPKWQLCPYDKKCTYGIKCKFSHPERLNWDHLSVADELRAKTKTYTPTQKTGQLWRTKTKTGYTSTVAGPRGGGLIGNRNSSRVSMTTLHTDSPQWKRESIQGSASDWSSAHQNNWQPESTVLQDQARHMEAMSEQFSALSFRAKSHSGNTFARPGKYEDLVGDLHRDRYFRDSQGPSLAHHGLCLDCPCLEVCNFQGCCRMQTPPTLQTSSCSLTQELKAQPIGQHSSTLSSAESFSYLKDGEMQYSGNLQAKSYSPFFLLDSSTPRTEDHYASLSNSESQMLALTPLSGEQVNIQPALCFGFPYNAAHQVGSAFSSITGVRDTWSLMPLVEHHVNLQNASSTEKPWMKEGN